A DNA window from Anaerocolumna sp. AGMB13020 contains the following coding sequences:
- a CDS encoding sensor histidine kinase, with the protein MEYIVFISTEIIVNFLEVYVGYKFIGFLLGARNSIIKLIPYSLVYSFFLLALQNDDLYSSYIVYVSVAYISITACFVFKKHYLYTLTLSAIYLVFIIAFSELNLLVLISLFTGNSFYGNIITSSHSLIRVFYSLAMKLVQFIIVFTLISRFHGILKYRKVLEKYKLLILLICIISYIAMGYLANYIIVEINSSTVVNWLSYLVFLILCLIAVAFYLGYKITTEKKDLIELKNIVLEKNYDSLKLIHEEQSKTAHDLKNHLNILRKYVREQRQSEALTYLEDIIKPFNDKDMEVWTGNDIIDFIVNSKSMEARSLNVRMLYDIHMIKEIKLSDRDINCILSNLIDNAIEAATKLEDDRWVRLSLKNINDMFIIKIENNYGNSIIKKRNKLLTDKEDKKIHGLGIKIVKETVKKYDGYIDFYYDNLVFKVTVGIPI; encoded by the coding sequence ATGGAATATATAGTTTTTATATCGACGGAGATAATAGTGAATTTTTTAGAGGTATATGTAGGCTATAAATTTATTGGATTTTTATTGGGGGCAAGAAATTCAATAATAAAATTAATACCATATTCCTTAGTTTATAGCTTTTTTTTATTAGCACTACAAAATGATGACTTATATTCAAGTTATATCGTTTATGTTAGTGTGGCGTATATTTCAATTACAGCTTGTTTTGTATTTAAAAAGCATTATTTATATACTTTGACCTTATCAGCAATCTATTTAGTATTTATCATTGCTTTTTCAGAGTTAAACCTTTTGGTATTGATTAGTCTCTTTACTGGAAATAGTTTTTACGGAAATATCATTACAAGCTCTCATTCTTTGATTAGGGTTTTTTATTCCTTAGCGATGAAACTTGTTCAATTTATTATCGTGTTTACGCTTATATCAAGATTTCACGGAATTTTGAAGTATCGAAAGGTACTTGAGAAGTATAAACTTTTGATTCTGCTAATCTGTATAATTAGCTATATTGCAATGGGATATCTGGCTAACTATATTATCGTAGAAATTAACTCCTCAACCGTGGTTAATTGGCTTTCCTATCTGGTATTCCTCATCTTATGTCTGATAGCGGTGGCTTTCTATCTTGGTTATAAAATAACTACAGAAAAAAAAGACCTGATTGAACTGAAAAATATAGTACTGGAAAAGAATTATGACTCCTTAAAATTAATACACGAGGAACAATCGAAGACAGCACATGATCTTAAAAACCATTTAAATATATTGCGTAAATATGTAAGAGAACAGAGACAAAGCGAAGCACTAACTTATTTGGAAGATATAATAAAACCCTTCAATGATAAGGATATGGAAGTATGGACAGGTAATGATATTATTGATTTTATCGTAAACAGTAAAAGCATGGAAGCAAGAAGCCTTAATGTAAGAATGCTTTATGATATCCATATGATAAAAGAAATAAAACTAAGCGACAGGGACATAAATTGCATTTTATCCAATTTAATAGACAATGCCATCGAGGCAGCTACCAAGCTGGAAGATGATCGTTGGGTTAGATTATCCTTGAAAAATATAAATGATATGTTCATAATTAAAATTGAAAATAATTATGGAAATTCCATCATAAAGAAGAGAAATAAACTTCTTACAGATAAAGAGGATAAAAAAATTCATGGCTTAGGTATAAAGATCGTTAAGGAAACCGTGAAAAAGTATGATGGATATATTGATTTTTATTATGACAATCTTGTATTTAAAGTTACCGTTGGAATTCCAATATAA
- a CDS encoding LytR/AlgR family response regulator transcription factor has translation MIRIAVVDDNEVYITEIKDIIVRYFNEKNKAIKLQCYDKSELLLFDLGEEIKYDIYILDIEMPNYNGIQIAEKIRRGDTTSPIIFITSHLKYSLIGYEYNVFRYIPKSMISLKLVAALDDLVPTFDTIDDKFYLISNSSRYEKVSFKNIYYIYKDGKNSMLVCNDKTSRVRKSLKDVFLELDQERFLFIERGYIVNISHVIKLEANDIYMRDGEILHVGRVYAQDVKLKIFNYWSESKWNI, from the coding sequence ATGATTAGAATTGCAGTAGTCGACGATAATGAGGTATATATTACGGAAATAAAAGATATTATAGTAAGATATTTTAATGAAAAAAATAAAGCAATAAAACTTCAGTGTTATGATAAAAGTGAATTGTTGTTGTTTGATCTAGGTGAAGAAATTAAATATGATATTTATATTCTTGATATTGAGATGCCTAATTATAACGGTATACAAATAGCAGAGAAAATAAGAAGAGGCGATACAACATCCCCTATAATATTTATTACATCACATCTTAAATATTCATTAATTGGTTATGAATACAATGTATTTCGATATATTCCTAAATCCATGATATCCCTTAAGCTAGTAGCAGCGCTGGATGACTTAGTTCCGACATTTGATACCATAGATGATAAATTCTATTTGATCTCCAATAGCAGCAGATATGAAAAAGTTTCCTTTAAGAACATTTATTACATATACAAGGACGGAAAAAACTCCATGTTAGTATGTAATGATAAAACCAGTAGAGTCCGTAAAAGTTTGAAGGATGTTTTTCTTGAATTAGATCAAGAGAGGTTTTTATTCATAGAAAGAGGGTATATCGTAAATATTTCTCATGTAATCAAACTAGAGGCTAATGATATTTATATGAGAGATGGAGAAATATTACACGTTGGACGAGTATATGCCCAGGATGTCAAACTTAAAATATTTAACTACTGGAGTGAGAGTAAATGGAATATATAG
- a CDS encoding accessory gene regulator B family protein, which produces MLDFISNKSTCLLMRKNSIEEEDKELYMYGFYIIYSTLFIILSITAISCFIFNDIIYSFLYIIVFIPVRAFAGGYHSNSYFGCFSISNVLFIIATFLTIFLNNKPVLMQFILLLFFSLYICWNQHSEKKEEPEFTREEHNKFHRNVTILCIFWYFVFGILQYFTRNSGMIVSAMLIVAIMIHIKNRKEKNHDSSF; this is translated from the coding sequence GTGTTAGATTTTATCTCAAACAAAAGTACCTGTTTACTTATGAGAAAGAATTCTATAGAGGAAGAGGATAAAGAGTTATATATGTATGGCTTTTATATTATTTATTCTACTTTATTTATTATTTTAAGTATAACTGCAATATCCTGTTTTATTTTTAATGATATAATCTATAGCTTTCTTTACATAATTGTTTTTATTCCAGTAAGGGCTTTTGCAGGAGGATATCATTCTAATAGTTACTTTGGTTGTTTTTCAATCAGTAATGTACTCTTTATAATTGCTACGTTTTTAACAATTTTTTTAAATAACAAACCCGTGCTTATGCAATTCATCTTGTTACTTTTTTTCTCATTGTATATTTGCTGGAATCAACACTCCGAAAAGAAAGAGGAACCAGAATTTACCCGGGAAGAGCATAATAAATTTCATAGAAATGTTACGATTCTATGCATTTTCTGGTATTTCGTTTTTGGTATCCTACAGTACTTCACAAGAAATAGCGGCATGATAGTCTCGGCTATGCTTATTGTTGCTATAATGATACATATAAAAAATAGAAAGGAGAAAAATCATGACAGCAGTTTCTAA
- a CDS encoding AgrD family cyclic lactone autoinducer peptide, which translates to MSLNTKSAFFAYQPKRPTKIIKK; encoded by the coding sequence ATGAGCTTAAATACCAAATCAGCTTTTTTCGCTTATCAGCCGAAAAGACCCACTAAAATTATTAAGAAATAG
- the fabZ gene encoding 3-hydroxyacyl-ACP dehydratase FabZ, translating to MYGNNAVETGLDDVITENLRDVKEILPHKYPFLLVDRILEVKPKEYALGIKNVSHNEPFFQGHFPDNNIFPGALLIEALAQISGIMYAYTNDEDSQAKIGYLAGVNKMRHYKIIKPGDQIILESRNIHSWDNYIEAKVTAYVDQKIVAKGSIIVTEKSKVKR from the coding sequence ATGTATGGTAATAATGCCGTTGAGACAGGATTAGATGATGTCATAACTGAGAATCTACGAGATGTAAAAGAAATATTACCGCATAAGTATCCGTTTTTACTTGTTGATCGAATTTTAGAAGTAAAACCAAAAGAATATGCACTGGGTATTAAAAATGTAAGTCATAATGAACCTTTTTTTCAAGGTCACTTTCCTGATAATAATATATTTCCAGGGGCATTATTAATTGAAGCATTAGCTCAAATCAGTGGAATTATGTACGCATACACAAATGATGAAGATTCACAAGCAAAGATAGGATACCTGGCAGGAGTGAATAAGATGCGTCACTATAAAATTATCAAACCGGGGGACCAGATTATATTAGAATCAAGGAATATACATAGTTGGGATAACTATATAGAAGCTAAAGTGACCGCATATGTCGATCAAAAGATTGTAGCAAAAGGTTCGATAATAGTAACAGAGAAAAGTAAGGTGAAAAGATAA
- a CDS encoding non-ribosomal peptide synthetase, with translation MEKSIITYFKDAMDRYSDLPALTDSKGSYTYNKLEERSNTVAYYIVSSKITVGSVVAISMERSKDCIVAMLGVLKAGCTYMFIDISYPEDRKQFMLEDSDACIFIDDKRYRNIFESNFSDSDNVFNPAKLPIIHQQLGAYIIYTSGSTGKPKGLLINHFNVIELYNKWAKEFISLPNRENINTSVIAPFGFDMCVLMIYASLFKGHNLHIISEDEKQNGEKIVTYLNNFRIDLIDATPNYLRLIANHLKCHRGLRLHTSVIFCIGDVLSYNLAAEVIDLIDKDNFILYNSYGPAECTVLVTYYELNKRNIKKMKSIPIGINTSNSILRVMDGDKFLSVGEVGEMVIFGDCVGMGYISKREIKPNPFDSIPNGPHPKSYRTGDLVKQDENGVFEFVGRVDRQCKINGYRVEIEEIEHAIEKISNIKEARVITKKDENDFTRLYAFYVGEIEYNINEIKKRLREELPYYMIPQEIRYCKEFPINQNGKIDYHLLLHHIKDNQELSIEDFISQLLEKLIGYNGIDKRKSFYTLGGDSITMLAFISDILTRYDIDLDISKVYASETIEEILHYLKSLNPQLKSSMTPVTNSSPVEIEYPIIESQKKLFDLERKAINSQKSKSELLGYSLIYRIKFKEEPDIDRLEQCINTIMSINETFRVRFIRKRNRCFCILKETPQSLKIKQTQEGELVNQISYLDLFGDELVEVVKVKDKEIILNVKHILLDFISVQYFLSDVFSLYGNDKGKERLGFISYLSKNNFLEEKTIHFWKGQLDKSPLRTKLPAATSTNKDISFELYHYNCSKDMYSNLMKMSKQNNISLFIALLSVFIKVIRLYTNADTMRIGCYLPGRNQLIDNGVLGMFTNVLPLIFTWEDGDILKTIQKEVQNMLMHQNISQSCLYQLLPMEELEDGEIFDICFNYQNNWSCLEKYPELIEEINSINFNPDITNRSFYFGVIEENRKIQFEIKYNAALYDTRFIDDFVERLEEEVNGYVW, from the coding sequence TTGGAGAAATCAATAATAACATACTTTAAGGATGCCATGGATCGATATAGCGATTTACCGGCGCTGACAGATTCAAAGGGCAGTTATACGTATAATAAATTAGAGGAACGAAGTAATACCGTGGCATACTACATAGTATCTTCAAAGATTACAGTGGGTAGCGTTGTAGCCATTAGTATGGAAAGAAGCAAAGATTGCATCGTTGCTATGCTGGGAGTTTTAAAAGCTGGATGCACTTACATGTTTATTGACATAAGTTATCCGGAAGATAGAAAACAGTTTATGCTGGAAGATTCAGATGCTTGTATTTTTATTGATGATAAAAGATACCGTAATATCTTTGAATCAAATTTCTCTGATTCAGACAATGTATTTAATCCTGCTAAATTACCTATAATTCACCAGCAATTAGGTGCTTATATTATTTATACCTCCGGTTCAACAGGAAAACCAAAAGGTTTATTAATCAACCATTTTAATGTAATAGAATTGTATAACAAATGGGCGAAGGAATTCATTTCATTGCCAAATCGAGAGAATATCAATACAAGTGTTATTGCACCATTTGGTTTTGATATGTGTGTACTTATGATTTATGCCAGTTTGTTTAAGGGACATAATTTACATATTATTTCTGAGGATGAAAAGCAAAATGGGGAAAAAATAGTAACGTATCTGAATAATTTTCGGATTGATCTTATAGATGCTACCCCCAATTACCTGCGGTTAATAGCCAATCATTTAAAATGCCATAGAGGTCTTAGATTACATACCAGTGTAATTTTCTGTATTGGTGATGTATTAAGTTATAATCTGGCTGCAGAAGTAATAGACCTGATAGACAAGGATAACTTCATTTTATATAACTCCTATGGTCCTGCGGAATGTACGGTGTTGGTCACTTATTATGAATTAAACAAGAGAAATATAAAAAAAATGAAGTCCATACCAATCGGAATTAATACAAGTAATTCCATCTTACGAGTTATGGATGGAGATAAATTTTTAAGTGTTGGTGAAGTTGGTGAAATGGTTATTTTCGGTGACTGCGTTGGTATGGGGTATATTAGTAAAAGAGAGATAAAGCCTAATCCTTTTGATTCAATTCCTAACGGGCCGCATCCTAAGTCATATAGAACGGGAGATCTTGTAAAACAAGATGAAAATGGAGTTTTTGAATTTGTTGGAAGAGTAGACCGACAGTGCAAGATCAATGGATATAGAGTTGAAATTGAAGAAATAGAACATGCAATAGAAAAAATTTCAAATATTAAAGAGGCCAGGGTAATAACCAAGAAAGACGAAAATGATTTTACCAGACTTTATGCTTTTTATGTGGGAGAGATAGAATACAATATAAATGAAATCAAAAAACGTTTAAGAGAAGAACTTCCATATTATATGATTCCGCAAGAAATCAGGTACTGCAAGGAGTTCCCCATCAATCAAAATGGAAAAATTGATTACCATTTGCTCTTGCATCATATCAAGGATAATCAGGAGCTAAGCATTGAAGATTTCATTTCTCAATTACTGGAGAAGCTAATTGGATACAATGGGATCGATAAGAGAAAATCATTTTACACCTTAGGTGGCGATTCGATTACAATGTTAGCATTTATTAGTGATATCTTAACTAGGTATGATATAGACTTGGACATATCTAAGGTATATGCCAGTGAAACAATAGAGGAAATCCTTCATTACTTAAAGTCACTTAATCCACAATTAAAAAGCAGCATGACCCCGGTGACGAATAGTAGTCCGGTCGAAATAGAATATCCAATCATTGAATCACAAAAAAAATTATTTGATTTAGAGCGAAAGGCAATTAACAGTCAAAAATCTAAGTCTGAGTTATTGGGATATTCATTAATATACAGGATAAAATTCAAAGAGGAACCTGATATTGATAGACTGGAACAATGTATAAACACGATAATGTCCATAAATGAAACATTTAGAGTTCGATTTATACGTAAAAGGAACAGATGCTTTTGTATACTAAAAGAAACACCACAGTCACTAAAAATCAAACAAACCCAGGAAGGTGAATTGGTAAATCAAATTTCATATCTGGATCTTTTTGGGGATGAGTTGGTGGAAGTTGTAAAAGTCAAGGATAAAGAAATTATTCTTAATGTAAAACACATCTTATTAGACTTCATTTCTGTTCAATATTTTCTTTCAGATGTTTTTAGTTTGTACGGTAATGATAAAGGAAAAGAAAGATTGGGTTTTATCTCTTATTTGAGTAAAAATAACTTTTTAGAAGAAAAAACAATTCATTTTTGGAAAGGCCAACTTGACAAATCTCCATTAAGAACAAAATTGCCGGCTGCCACAAGTACGAATAAGGATATAAGCTTTGAGCTTTATCATTATAATTGTTCCAAAGATATGTATAGTAATTTGATGAAAATGTCTAAGCAGAATAATATCTCCCTGTTTATAGCTTTACTTTCGGTTTTTATAAAAGTAATTAGGCTATACACAAATGCTGATACGATGAGAATTGGATGCTATTTACCAGGAAGGAATCAATTAATTGATAACGGAGTACTGGGAATGTTTACAAATGTATTACCTTTGATATTTACCTGGGAAGATGGGGATATTTTAAAAACGATTCAAAAAGAAGTACAGAATATGTTGATGCATCAAAATATTTCTCAGAGCTGCTTGTATCAGCTTTTACCGATGGAGGAGCTGGAGGATGGTGAGATATTTGATATTTGCTTTAATTATCAGAATAATTGGTCTTGTTTGGAAAAATATCCGGAGCTGATAGAAGAAATCAATTCTATCAATTTTAACCCGGATATAACAAACAGAAGCTTCTATTTTGGTGTTATAGAAGAGAATCGAAAAATACAATTTGAGATCAAATATAATGCTGCATTATATGATACAAGATTTATTGATGATTTTGTAGAGAGATTAGAAGAGGAGGTTAATGGTTATGTATGGTAA
- a CDS encoding SDR family oxidoreductase, with product MKSAVIIGGSGGIGTAIVRKFSTHDYNIIYSYHKSNKSVEDIINTDDLPVSIHSCQLDVTDKSSIEKFSDFVDKTFSVVDCIVYCSGIVRDDSFITMTDEVFHSVLNTNLIGCRDVIKSLFLNLNFKSGASIVTVSSTGGIRPDAGQTNYAASKAGLIGLTECLAREYARKNIRANIVAPGFIDTDMVDTNNVKIQKSIGEIPLKRLGKPEEVADAVYFLGSDSSSYITAQTLVVDGGRL from the coding sequence ATGAAAAGTGCAGTAATTATTGGAGGTTCAGGTGGGATAGGTACAGCAATTGTACGTAAATTTTCAACCCATGATTATAATATAATCTATAGTTATCACAAATCGAATAAAAGTGTGGAAGATATCATAAATACAGATGACCTTCCGGTATCCATTCATTCGTGTCAGTTAGATGTTACTGATAAGAGCTCTATAGAAAAATTTAGTGATTTTGTAGACAAAACTTTTTCTGTTGTTGACTGTATTGTATATTGCAGTGGAATTGTCAGAGATGATTCTTTTATAACAATGACGGATGAAGTCTTTCACAGTGTATTAAATACGAACCTAATTGGATGCAGGGATGTCATTAAATCGTTGTTTTTAAATCTTAATTTTAAATCAGGGGCAAGTATTGTTACAGTTTCTTCCACGGGGGGAATCCGGCCGGATGCGGGGCAGACGAATTATGCAGCCTCCAAGGCTGGACTTATTGGTTTAACTGAATGTCTGGCGAGAGAATATGCAAGAAAAAATATAAGAGCTAATATAGTAGCCCCTGGATTTATAGATACTGACATGGTTGACACTAACAATGTAAAAATCCAAAAATCTATTGGAGAGATTCCTTTAAAGCGTCTAGGCAAACCGGAGGAAGTCGCTGACGCAGTGTATTTTCTTGGAAGCGACAGTTCATCTTATATCACAGCACAAACATTAGTAGTGGATGGGGGACGGTTATAA
- a CDS encoding beta-ketoacyl synthase chain length factor, with protein sequence MKIVSAGFITPMGNDSEVIWERFNKNIIQQSNKNDFESCLSKKDKRKINRFADLATTATVNCYSEAQNSIDLTDKNKSGCIFTTSYGPLETNMEFAKQVIADDPDACSPILFSNTVHNACLGTLSIRLGITGPSTMLMGSNQFMLTDMLLKEEKADFIMAGCLDEYNDELAASLIYQSGREQNLKEACVVFGLVEDAKYTEGITIKNINTINLGCNPYEDMETENYAYLRSKLMDLGADTDVVIINDSKTEIGKFEKEVLTSNFPSSCIIDQAQDYFGNCLGADLGLKVLLSKLLIEKNDIPKTLLSQSLKPEQVNSITICSFDLTGNYTIMRLER encoded by the coding sequence ATGAAAATCGTATCGGCAGGGTTTATTACCCCCATGGGAAATGATTCAGAAGTAATATGGGAAAGATTCAATAAAAATATTATTCAACAAAGCAATAAAAATGATTTTGAGTCATGCTTATCCAAAAAAGATAAAAGAAAGATTAACCGATTTGCTGATTTGGCAACTACTGCAACCGTGAACTGCTATTCTGAAGCACAAAACAGTATAGATTTAACTGATAAAAATAAAAGCGGTTGCATTTTTACCACATCCTATGGGCCTTTAGAAACAAATATGGAATTTGCGAAGCAGGTTATAGCCGACGATCCGGATGCCTGCAGTCCGATTCTGTTTTCTAATACTGTACATAATGCCTGTCTTGGTACCTTATCCATTCGTTTGGGTATTACAGGTCCAAGTACCATGCTGATGGGTTCCAATCAATTTATGCTGACAGATATGCTCTTAAAGGAAGAAAAGGCAGATTTTATAATGGCAGGATGTTTGGATGAGTATAACGATGAGCTGGCAGCGTCACTAATTTATCAAAGTGGGAGAGAGCAGAATCTGAAAGAAGCATGTGTCGTTTTCGGATTAGTAGAAGACGCTAAATACACTGAGGGCATTACAATTAAGAATATTAATACAATTAACCTGGGTTGTAATCCTTATGAAGATATGGAAACAGAGAATTACGCTTATTTACGATCAAAACTGATGGATCTAGGCGCTGATACAGACGTTGTTATAATAAATGACTCCAAAACAGAAATAGGAAAGTTTGAAAAGGAAGTACTAACTTCTAATTTTCCTTCTAGCTGCATAATTGATCAAGCGCAGGATTACTTTGGTAATTGTTTGGGAGCTGATCTGGGCTTAAAGGTATTATTATCGAAATTGTTGATTGAAAAGAATGATATACCGAAAACCCTTTTAAGCCAAAGCCTAAAACCGGAACAGGTAAACAGTATCACGATCTGTTCCTTTGATTTAACTGGAAACTATACAATAATGCGTTTAGAAAGATAA
- a CDS encoding acyl-CoA thioesterase, producing MKEGAIEYKYEVFPRFSDMDAYGILHHSRYLLLVEEAKFSFMNEPALFGIDVLGEDIKFLISHFSIKYINAIKYKCNQSATVVLKFYIEDDIKIIFDFIVYYGNKISCTGQAIHVVTDMNNQLMLSLPDKLVNRYQELKGAVA from the coding sequence ATGAAGGAGGGTGCGATAGAATATAAATATGAAGTTTTTCCTCGTTTCTCTGATATGGATGCTTATGGTATCTTGCACCATAGCAGATATTTATTACTGGTGGAAGAAGCAAAATTCTCGTTTATGAATGAGCCTGCTTTATTTGGTATAGATGTACTCGGAGAGGATATAAAATTCCTGATATCTCATTTTTCAATCAAATATATAAACGCAATAAAGTACAAATGCAATCAATCTGCAACGGTAGTACTCAAGTTTTACATAGAAGATGATATCAAGATAATTTTTGATTTCATTGTTTATTATGGCAATAAAATTTCTTGTACAGGCCAGGCCATTCATGTTGTAACTGATATGAATAATCAATTAATGCTGTCATTGCCGGACAAATTAGTAAATAGATATCAAGAATTGAAAGGAGCGGTCGCCTAA
- a CDS encoding beta-ketoacyl-[acyl-carrier-protein] synthase family protein, with amino-acid sequence MSTEKRVVVTGISVMAANGNNIDEFNENAVRGIGGIKKTTLFPTDKIRTDYFGQVNKTYIYEVQSLKDKSRLECMYEDLILQLLEDTSITPEIIGELNEKVGFSFATSVGVNDYVSGHVKGSIEKSISKSNIYKLPKKLKIKGPVFVNTSACAAGTTAIGTAYSLVNSGICDMVISGGIDPLTEFSSYGFHSLQNLSSTPCRPFDKDRDGITLGEGGALFVIESYESAQKRNAKIYCEVLGYGLGNDAYHATSPDPSGDGAYRVMTQALKQADVLPAKIDYINTHGTGTEINDSMEIKAIERLTGKCHVNSIKSQVGHCLAAAGAVEFAATVLSINNSYVYPNINLSNPINSLEEVELPSELVYKNIHYALSNSFAFAGNAASIVVGGISE; translated from the coding sequence TTGTCAACAGAGAAAAGGGTTGTTGTAACAGGAATCAGTGTAATGGCGGCCAATGGAAATAATATCGACGAATTTAATGAGAATGCGGTCAGGGGGATAGGTGGTATTAAAAAAACCACCTTATTTCCTACAGATAAGATTCGAACAGATTATTTTGGCCAGGTAAATAAAACATACATTTATGAAGTTCAGAGCTTAAAAGATAAATCTCGTTTAGAATGCATGTATGAGGATTTAATATTGCAATTACTGGAGGATACCAGTATTACTCCGGAGATAATTGGAGAATTAAATGAAAAAGTTGGCTTTTCATTTGCAACCTCAGTGGGAGTCAATGATTATGTTTCCGGGCATGTGAAAGGAAGTATTGAAAAGTCCATATCAAAAAGTAATATTTATAAACTACCTAAAAAGCTAAAAATTAAAGGTCCGGTTTTTGTAAATACCTCAGCTTGTGCCGCTGGAACAACTGCAATAGGAACGGCATATTCACTGGTTAATTCCGGGATTTGTGATATGGTTATATCAGGAGGAATAGATCCCTTAACAGAATTCTCGAGTTATGGATTTCATTCATTACAAAATTTAAGCAGCACTCCTTGCAGACCATTTGACAAAGATAGAGATGGTATTACATTAGGCGAAGGTGGTGCTCTTTTTGTTATTGAGAGTTATGAGTCAGCTCAAAAAAGAAATGCAAAAATTTATTGCGAAGTATTAGGCTACGGACTTGGGAATGATGCTTATCATGCAACCAGCCCAGACCCATCTGGTGATGGAGCATATAGGGTTATGACACAAGCGCTAAAACAAGCAGATGTTCTCCCGGCTAAAATTGATTACATCAATACCCATGGAACTGGTACAGAAATAAATGACAGCATGGAAATCAAAGCGATTGAAAGATTGACTGGAAAATGTCATGTTAATTCCATAAAATCCCAGGTTGGTCATTGCTTGGCAGCAGCAGGAGCTGTAGAATTTGCTGCAACTGTTCTAAGTATTAACAATAGCTATGTATATCCAAATATCAATTTAAGCAATCCCATTAACTCTTTGGAAGAGGTTGAGCTCCCGTCAGAATTGGTTTATAAAAATATTCATTATGCATTATCGAACTCTTTTGCATTTGCAGGTAATGCTGCCAGCATCGTCGTTGGAGGGATATCTGAATGA
- a CDS encoding phosphopantetheine-binding protein, with protein MSRMSMEQRCLEVAEMIIDALGLDDVNAKEVNYDAPLFASQDELGEGLELDSVDALEIVVAIKSKYDLKLADGDKKALHSVKTIAEFLNSKLDEVM; from the coding sequence ATGAGTAGGATGAGTATGGAGCAAAGATGTTTGGAAGTAGCAGAAATGATTATTGATGCCTTGGGATTAGACGATGTGAATGCCAAAGAGGTGAACTATGATGCCCCTTTATTTGCAAGCCAGGATGAGTTGGGAGAAGGACTCGAATTGGATTCCGTTGATGCGTTAGAGATAGTGGTAGCCATTAAATCAAAATATGATTTAAAACTTGCAGATGGAGATAAGAAAGCGCTTCATAGTGTAAAGACTATTGCAGAATTTCTTAACAGTAAATTAGATGAGGTGATGTAA
- a CDS encoding ABC transporter ATP-binding protein codes for MSKSNIRANNLVYTIKEGQSARNILNGISCEIQHGILTTISGPSGSGKTTFMYALAGLIESLQGEVLYGDRSIYDLRNTQRDNFRLNNINFIYQHLNLFGFMNVEDNLKLNYMLRNEKVNKELEARIDKYLEIMNLGNIRKKEIQSLSGGEKQRVAIIRAFVSGADYIFADEPTGNLDKKNSLLFMECLKDIMKESQSTVVLVTHDKKILDYGEQQLIIEDGKLV; via the coding sequence ATGAGTAAGTCAAATATTAGAGCAAATAATTTAGTTTATACGATTAAAGAAGGTCAGTCGGCACGAAATATATTAAATGGAATCAGCTGTGAGATTCAGCATGGAATACTAACTACTATTTCCGGCCCGTCGGGATCAGGTAAAACAACTTTTATGTATGCACTTGCAGGACTTATTGAGTCCCTTCAAGGAGAAGTTTTATATGGTGATAGATCAATTTATGATTTGAGGAATACGCAACGTGATAATTTTAGATTAAATAACATCAATTTTATATACCAGCATCTTAACCTTTTTGGATTTATGAACGTTGAAGATAATCTCAAACTAAACTATATGCTGCGCAACGAAAAAGTCAATAAGGAATTGGAAGCCCGTATCGATAAATATCTGGAGATTATGAATTTAGGTAACATACGGAAAAAAGAAATCCAATCGCTTTCTGGGGGAGAAAAACAAAGAGTTGCCATTATAAGAGCTTTTGTTTCTGGAGCAGATTATATATTTGCAGACGAACCTACAGGTAATCTGGATAAAAAAAATAGTCTTTTATTTATGGAATGCTTAAAGGATATCATGAAGGAAAGCCAGTCAACAGTTGTCTTAGTAACACATGATAAAAAGATCTTAGATTATGGGGAACAGCAATTAATCATAGAAGATGGAAAATTAGTTTGA